The following is a genomic window from Butyricimonas faecihominis.
TGATTTGTACGTGGATAAAGGTGAAAGAACTATGTGGGATGCTCAAGCATTTCTATATTATCAACAGTCGATAGCCAAGAATAATATAAATTTATCTGTGGGATTTAATGCTACTTCTGATTTTACGGAAAGCACGTCTACTCATTATCGTGGTTTCCCTTCAGGAGAATTTCATTCTTCTAACTATGCGGCAGAAGTAGTGGATAAACCGACAAAATCACAGAGCCAGACTCGTTTGTTTGGGGTGATTGCTAGCTTGAACTATACGTATAATGATATTTACTTGTTGGATGCTTCTGCCCGTTTTGACGGTTCTTCTGAATTTGGTTCTAATCAAAAATGGGCTCCTTTCTGGTCGGGAGGTTTGGGTATCAATATTCATAATTACGGATTTATGCAGAATAATGGTATCTTTAATCAATTAAAAATACGAGCTTCTTATGGACAGACCGGTAAGGTAAATTTCCCTTCTTATTCAGCAATCACGACTTACGAGGCTCAATTTGATGAATGGTATGTTACAGGTTATGGTGTTAAGCTAAAAGCTCTTGGAAATGAAGATTTATCTTGGGAAAAGACGAATACGTTCAATCTCGGATTGGATATGCAAGTATGGAATGAACGTGTGACTTTTAGTGCGGAATGGTATAATAAGAAAACCATTGATTTGATTACGGATGTAACCGTGCCGACTTCTTCCGGATTCGTTTCTTATAAAGATAATATGGGTGAAATTCGAAATAGAGGATACGAGTTTAATATTCGTGCCAATATCATCCAGAGAAATGATTTGTTATTTGCTTTATGGGGAAATTTCGCCCATAATAAGAATAAGATTATAAAAATTTCGGATGCCTTGAAGGCTTATAACGAACAGGTTGATGCATTCTATAATGATCCGAGTAATAACAATGTGGCAGAAGTGAAGACCAAATATGAAGAAGGAGGATCTACAACTTCTATTTTTGCTATGCGTTCTTTAGGTATTGATCCGGCAAATGGTCAGGAATTGTTTATCACCCGGAATGGAGTTATTACTCACGAGTGGAGTGGGGCCGATCAGGTAATTGTTGGTAATACGGAACCCAAAGGACAAGGATCATTCGGGTTAAATGCTTCCTATAAAAACTTCTCGCTATTTGCTTCTTTCATGTACGAGTTTGGTGGGCAGGAGTATAACTCCACCTTAGTAAGCAAGGTCGAGAATGCAGATATTCAATATAACAATGTAGATAAGCGTGTGTTGACGGATCGCTGGCAAAAACCGGGAGATGTTACTCCATTGAAAGATATTAAAGATCGTTCAACAACAACGAAACCTTCTTCTCGTTTCGTGCAGGATAATAACGTACTTTCATTGAATGCATTGACTTTAAGTTATGATTTTGATACTCAATTAATCAAAAAGATGGGGTTGAATGTATTGAGATTAGAGGTGAGTACGAATGATTTATTGCGGTTCTCTTCTATCAAGCAGGAGAGAGGTACAAGTTATCCGTATGCCAAGACTGTGAATTTTACGTTGAGAGCAAGCTTTTAATAAAAAAGATGAGTTATGAAAATGAATAGATTACTACTTATATGTATATTACCGGTATTGTTTTCGGCATGTAATAGCTGGCTGGATGTACAACCGGAAGAACAAATCAGTGAGGACGAGGTTTTCTCTACTGGCAATGGTTATCGGAATGTGTTGAATGGGGTGTATAAATCATTGTCCGGAGTGAATATGTATGGCCGGGAGATGACTTGGGGGGTGATGGATGTGTTGGCTCAATGCTATAATGTTCAAAATATGCCATCTGAGTATCCGGGAAGGCAGTATAAGGAAGGGGCTGCTTTTTACGATTATGAATACACTGATTTTCATAAATTGCCTCAAGCAATCTGGGAAGAAGGATATAATGCTGTAGCTAACTGTAATAACTTGATCGCTCATGCTCGTCATGCTGACCCGGATTTATTTGAACTTAAAGAATCTGAAAGAGCATTATTGGAAGGCGAAGCGTTGGCGTTACGTGCTTTTATTCAGTTTGATATGTTACGAATTTTTGCTCCGGCACCGGTGACTTCTCCTAAAGGAACCTATATTCCGTATATTAAAAGTTATCCGGAGGTTCTGTCTGTGAAGTTGTCTGTAGAGGAGTGCATGGAGAATGTTATACAGGACTTGGAGGATGCAAGAAAGTTAGTTTATAAATATGATTCAATTAATGTAAGTAAATTAAGGATTGCAGAGCGTTTTAGTGGTCCTACTGGTGGACGCTTTTTCGAATATCGGGGATTCCGAATGAATTATTATGCTGTTTCCGGTATTTTGGCTCGGGCATATTTATATAATAATCAGCCTAATGAAGCATATAATGTCGCAAAGGAAATTATTGATTTCCAAAATAATACGAAATATTATAATTTTACTTCGGCAAGTAAGATGGCAAACGGGAATTTGAAATTTTATGATGATATTTTGTGCGGTTTTTATTCAACAAAATTGACCGATTGGGACAAGGCGCTGAATGACGTTCTCGATGCTAATGGGAATCAATTGTTTATGGTAGTAAAAGAGGTGGATAATTTGTTTAACGGAGAAACGGATGACTATCGTAAAAGATACCAATTGAGTGCGGTGAATCGTTTGATGAAGTATGCTTATCAAAACAATGCAACATCAGAAGGAATATTGAGTTCGAATTTGATCCCGATTATTCGTATGAGTGAGATCTATTATATAGCAGCAGAGGCTTGTTTTGATAAAGATCCGTCAGAGGCAATCGATTATTTGATGCAAGTGAAAAAGGGACGTAATCTGAGAAATGTTGATTTATCAGGAATCACATTAAAGTCTGATTTTATGGATAGATTAATTTCAGATGCACGTCGGGAATTTTTGGGCGAAGGTCAGATATTCTTTATGTTTAAGCGTCTGAATCAGTCTGTACCGACCGTTAATAATTGGAAACCGGAGTATTTCATTTTGGATGTGCCGGATAGTGAGAACATTTAATTGTTGAGATTATGAAAAAGTATATATTAGTCTTTGTATCCTTGGTGTTACTTTATGCTTGTGACGAAAGGGGAATTTTAGAAAATTCGAATGACGTTTCTTATATCTATTTTACAAAGAACGCTACCAATGACAGTACTTCTACCTCTTTCTTTTTCTATCCGGAAGGTGATATTTCAGTACCTGTTGCCATGAATCTTTCCGGTAGAATGTTTGATGAAGATTGTTCTTTTAAGTTGGAAGTAGTAAAAGAGGAAACGACATTGGATGCCGCAAATTATGATATATCGGAAGATTTCGTGTTTCATAAAGATCGAGTAGCGGATACGATTTATATTACGTTCAAGAATAGTGAGATTTTATCTTCGGAGATTCGACGTGTCGTGTTTAGAATTGCTGATAGTGAAAAATATAGTCAAGGAGATACGCCTTTCCGTACGGCAGTTATATCAATTTCAGATATTGCTTCTAGACCGGAATGGTGGAATGAAGATGAATGGGTGATTTGGGCAAATTTAGGAGAATTTACCATTAAAAAGTTTGAGTTGCTGATTGAGGCTAACGGGGGAATTCCGGAGATTACGCTTGACGACTCAGATGTGATTCGTCGGTGTGCTTTAACCCTGAAAAGATATTTGGAGAAATACGGTCCTTTTATAGATGAAAATGGAGATGAGGTGACTGTACCTGTTATTGGATAAAATAATATATGGAATTTATGAAAAAGTATTTATTAATAATAGCTGCCTTGCTTGCTCTTACAAGTTGTTTGGATAACAAATTGGATGAGGATTTCAAGGAGATAAATGAAGTTAAAAGATGGGAGAATATAGAAGAGAAATATACCGTTTACGCCGGGGAAGAAATTGTACTGGCTCCCAAAGTTGTATTTACCGTTGATAGTATTAATCCGGAGATGGAGTTTGAATGGTATGTGGGAACAGAGCTTGTGTCAACGGAGCCTACATACACATTTATGTCTAATCATATAGCGACTCATAATGTAACGTTTTGTCCGATAGATAAAAAGTCGGGTATGCATTTTAATAAATTGATCAGGATTACCGTACAATCCCAATATGAAACAGGGTGGATGGTGTTGTCTGACGAGGGGAACAAATCAGTATTGTCAATCGTGATGGGTAAAAAGGAAGAGACAGAAGATGATGTAGAGTATTTGACTTATATTGGGGTGAGAAAGGATATTTATCCATTGCACAATAATGGACAGGCCTTGGGTTCAGGGCCTCGGAAGCTTGTGGAGCACTACGTGCAGGATGATTATGCTACAATCCCTGGGGAAGTTATGGTATTACAACAAGATCAGCCGTTGGAATTACATGGATTTTCAATGGAAAAAGAGGTTTTTGTTGCCGATGAATTTTTGGTTGGGATCCCGGCTAATTTTAATGTTGTAGATGCAACACAATCTGCCTCTGGAGGATATTTATTGAATGCGGATGGTACGATTTTGTACAAAAAGAATTATGATTTAGAGGCCTATCATGTTGGGACTTATTCGGATCTTCCTCTTTTTGATGGGAAGAAGTTTAAATCTATAACACCCTCAATTTACCCGCAGACTCCTTATTTATTGGCTTTGGATGAGGACAATACATTGTACGGGATTTGGGAAAAGGAATCACGTCCCACGGGTGATTTTTATTATAATGCAGAGTTAGCTCCTTTCTTTACGGCAGAGAATGATGTGGATATGTCATTATTTCAAAATATAGAAGGTGAAGTGGTTGGTTCAGGTTTTCACCATTCAGATTCATATGTGACGATTATTAAGCAACATGGGAAATATTTGATGAATAATTATCAGACGTATCCTTCTGGAAGAAGAGGGAGCCGTTCAGTCGAGGTATTGGAAAGTAAAATTCACGAGATGTCGGCTAGTATGTTTACTGATTTTGTAGATATGGCCGTGCTTCCTTACCGAGACTATATGCTGATCGCTTCTGGTAATACGCTTTATTTTCATGAGTATTACCGTGATAACTTTAAAGAGGGGGTTGTTAAGACTTTTGATCATAAGATTACTTCTATTGCTTTTAAAGATTTCAATCCCTATCGGCATGAAGCTAATGCCCATGTTGCGGTAGGTTTGGAAAATGGTGATTTGTACATATTTGAGATTGATGATAATGATATGACAAAGACTACTCCATTGTTTGAAGCACATGATCTTGGTAAGATTGTAGATGTTATTTTTAAGTATAGCAGTTGGGGTGACGTTAAGTACGGATACTTTTAAAATGTGATATTGTTGTGTGCAAGGGGGGGCTTGGGCCCCCCGAATTTTTTGATGTAAAAGGTTGGATGTTTGTATGTAAATAATCGTGTATGAAAAAGTTTTTAGTCCTATTATTTTTGGTGTTTGTAGGATCGATAAATGCCCAGCAAAAGGCAAATTATGCTTTGGCAGAGAGGTTTCGGGAATTGACAACAATGCCAATAGTAAAGTATTCATTAGATGTACATTCTCGTTATATTAATAATACAGATCGTTTTTGGTATTCTTTCTGGACGGAAGAAGGGAATAAATATTATCTGGTAGATCCGGACAAACGTACGAAAAGGTTACTTTTTGATAATGCTGAGTTATTGGCTAAAGTTAGTGAAATTACTCGCCGGGCTCGTGATCCGAAGTTATTAGACTTACAGTTTGAGTTTGACTTGGATGGGGAAACTATTCGTTTTTACATGGATGGTCGTAATTTTACTTATAACATATATACAAAGGAATTGGAGGTTGTGGGGAGTCAAAAGGGGAAAAGTT
Proteins encoded in this region:
- a CDS encoding PKD-like family lipoprotein; its protein translation is MKKYLLIIAALLALTSCLDNKLDEDFKEINEVKRWENIEEKYTVYAGEEIVLAPKVVFTVDSINPEMEFEWYVGTELVSTEPTYTFMSNHIATHNVTFCPIDKKSGMHFNKLIRITVQSQYETGWMVLSDEGNKSVLSIVMGKKEETEDDVEYLTYIGVRKDIYPLHNNGQALGSGPRKLVEHYVQDDYATIPGEVMVLQQDQPLELHGFSMEKEVFVADEFLVGIPANFNVVDATQSASGGYLLNADGTILYKKNYDLEAYHVGTYSDLPLFDGKKFKSITPSIYPQTPYLLALDEDNTLYGIWEKESRPTGDFYYNAELAPFFTAENDVDMSLFQNIEGEVVGSGFHHSDSYVTIIKQHGKYLMNNYQTYPSGRRGSRSVEVLESKIHEMSASMFTDFVDMAVLPYRDYMLIASGNTLYFHEYYRDNFKEGVVKTFDHKITSIAFKDFNPYRHEANAHVAVGLENGDLYIFEIDDNDMTKTTPLFEAHDLGKIVDVIFKYSSWGDVKYGYF
- a CDS encoding DUF4843 domain-containing protein, with protein sequence MKKYILVFVSLVLLYACDERGILENSNDVSYIYFTKNATNDSTSTSFFFYPEGDISVPVAMNLSGRMFDEDCSFKLEVVKEETTLDAANYDISEDFVFHKDRVADTIYITFKNSEILSSEIRRVVFRIADSEKYSQGDTPFRTAVISISDIASRPEWWNEDEWVIWANLGEFTIKKFELLIEANGGIPEITLDDSDVIRRCALTLKRYLEKYGPFIDENGDEVTVPVIG
- a CDS encoding RagB/SusD family nutrient uptake outer membrane protein, whose amino-acid sequence is MKMNRLLLICILPVLFSACNSWLDVQPEEQISEDEVFSTGNGYRNVLNGVYKSLSGVNMYGREMTWGVMDVLAQCYNVQNMPSEYPGRQYKEGAAFYDYEYTDFHKLPQAIWEEGYNAVANCNNLIAHARHADPDLFELKESERALLEGEALALRAFIQFDMLRIFAPAPVTSPKGTYIPYIKSYPEVLSVKLSVEECMENVIQDLEDARKLVYKYDSINVSKLRIAERFSGPTGGRFFEYRGFRMNYYAVSGILARAYLYNNQPNEAYNVAKEIIDFQNNTKYYNFTSASKMANGNLKFYDDILCGFYSTKLTDWDKALNDVLDANGNQLFMVVKEVDNLFNGETDDYRKRYQLSAVNRLMKYAYQNNATSEGILSSNLIPIIRMSEIYYIAAEACFDKDPSEAIDYLMQVKKGRNLRNVDLSGITLKSDFMDRLISDARREFLGEGQIFFMFKRLNQSVPTVNNWKPEYFILDVPDSENI